The following proteins are encoded in a genomic region of Echeneis naucrates unplaced genomic scaffold, fEcheNa1.1, whole genome shotgun sequence:
- the LOC115038358 gene encoding homeodomain-interacting protein kinase 1-like has protein sequence MSTLALFTEHTASGVTEVRCLILRGLSVVVADDPSTFLKASFLVMASKTSPTPCVQEGKLVEGGWLSSKSCRYQVQSILGEGTFGKVAKCTRMDDSKTVAIKMVKKRNDQAEKANAEVVILEKLKSLNADKCDIVQWYQVFNNNGYICLEFELLDKSLFDFMKERFFRPLFLSEIRPIIKQLANALEHLKSIRLIHADLKLENVMLVNHIQQPYRVKVIDFGLACEVSKAKVCSYIQSRPYRSPEIILGLPFTEAIDMWSLGCIAAALYIGTLLYPGNSSYDVMRCSQQLLSVHQSISVRNLSCSSRAKPPVSHFTWYKESTDGPMNVSEGHLYSFRATYGEVY, from the exons ATGTCAACGTTGGCTCTCTTCACTGAACACACG GCTTCGGGTGTGACAGAAGTCAGATGCCTCATCCTCAGGGGGCTTTCTGTCGTTGTCGCTGATGATCCATCCACCTTCCTCAAGGCCTCCTTT cttgtgatgGCATCAAAGACGTCCCCCACTCCATGTGTCCAGGAGGGCAAGTTAGTTGAAGGGGGCTGGCTCAGCTCCAAATCCTGCCGATACCAGGTGCAGTCCATTTTGGGAGAGGGCACCTTTGGAAAAGTGGCAAAATGCACAAGGATGGATGACTCGAAGACGGTCGCCATCAAAATGGTGAAGAAAAGGAACGACCAAGCTGAGAAGGCAAATGCGGAG GTGGTCATACTTGagaagctgaaatcactgaacgcGGACAAATGCGACATTGTTCAATGGTACCAGGTTTTCAATAACAATGGCTACATTTGCCTTGAGTTTGAACTCCTGGACAAAAGCCTCtttgatttcatgaaagaaaggtTCTTTCGACCCCTTTTTCTGAGTGAGATCAGACCCATCATCAAGCAG CTTGCCAACGCACTTGAACACTTGAAGAGTATTAGATTAATACACGCAGACCTCaagttggaaaatgtgatgttggtCAACCATATTCAGCAGCCATACAGAGTCAAAGTGattgactttggcctggcatGCGAGGTTTCAAAAGCCAAGGTGTGCTCATACATTCAGAGCCGTCCATACCG aTCTCCAGAGATTATTTTGGGGCTCCCATTTACAGAGGCCATAGATATGTGGTCTCTGGGCTGCAtcgctgctgctctgtacatCGGCACTCTGCTCTATCCTGGCAATTCATCATATGATGTA atgag ATGCTCCCAACAACTCCTCAGTGTGCATCAGTCCATCAGCGTCAGGAAcctgagctgctccagcagagccaAGCCCCCCGTCAGCCACTTCACCTGGTACAAGGAGAGCACAGATGGACCTATGAATGTATCTGAAGGGCACCTTTACAGTTTCAGGGCCACATATGGAGAAGTTTATTAG